In one Leptospira mayottensis 200901116 genomic region, the following are encoded:
- a CDS encoding PrsW family glutamic-type intramembrane protease, whose translation MLLYLKFEGLLVTFLKFGTAVSAAGFYWFFYRNTYYHPNRKSFDFSAIFCGILTVGLAIFPEILAKQYIDENSYFERAFYGSSLLEEIPKLVVILWYFKGLKTVYNTSDGIYFGLTLGASFGLLENFLYAPILDFWPLFLRAVTSLPIHTFTGGIYGFATMQYYHSRPSSFDFLGILYSLFGCFLLHGTFNYILLINGNFMILLPFILAAGFFVLEYLLTISQNILPIEVLQAIGLFSDDYQVISRFTRYDSWMRSSQSRNQKVDPIPLFRQLSKGKIFVSVFLFLIPSLLYSIYLNFPEKIPLLLGGIRTSEFIGLFLIYPIWLSVLILFRGIFNPKFFRERVLKIPLFIAVAIIQEEKEYHSLAYSLSRKGFYSPVEKTLNIGDRVYVTFYVAGKEFLDILAIPVWLNVREGDPEFESGAVFIFVNPPWKLLFWRSLVRVKQQFQNLIYQIIHPVSSSHSV comes from the coding sequence ATGCTCCTTTACTTAAAATTTGAAGGACTCTTAGTCACCTTTTTGAAGTTCGGCACGGCGGTTTCCGCCGCCGGATTTTATTGGTTTTTTTATCGCAACACGTACTACCATCCGAATCGAAAGAGTTTCGATTTCTCGGCGATCTTCTGTGGAATTTTAACTGTAGGGTTGGCAATCTTTCCGGAAATATTAGCAAAACAATATATAGACGAAAACTCTTATTTTGAAAGAGCCTTCTATGGTAGTTCCCTTTTAGAGGAAATCCCAAAACTGGTTGTCATCCTTTGGTATTTTAAAGGACTGAAAACGGTTTATAACACTTCCGATGGAATCTATTTCGGGCTTACATTAGGCGCCTCTTTCGGACTTCTGGAGAATTTTCTGTACGCTCCGATTCTGGACTTTTGGCCATTGTTTTTAAGGGCTGTTACTTCCCTGCCAATCCATACGTTTACCGGAGGAATTTACGGTTTTGCGACGATGCAATACTATCATTCCAGGCCCTCTTCGTTTGATTTTTTGGGAATCCTTTATAGTCTGTTCGGATGCTTTCTGTTGCATGGAACATTTAATTATATTTTGCTTATAAATGGAAATTTTATGATTTTACTTCCGTTCATCCTTGCGGCAGGATTTTTTGTTTTGGAATATCTACTTACGATTTCCCAAAACATCCTTCCGATCGAAGTTCTACAAGCGATCGGATTGTTTAGTGACGATTATCAAGTGATTTCCAGATTCACCCGTTATGATTCGTGGATGCGTTCCAGTCAAAGTCGGAATCAAAAGGTCGATCCGATTCCTTTGTTTCGACAACTTTCCAAAGGAAAAATTTTCGTATCCGTTTTTCTTTTTTTAATTCCGTCTTTATTATATTCTATTTATTTAAATTTTCCGGAAAAAATTCCTCTTCTTCTCGGAGGAATACGCACTTCCGAGTTTATTGGACTTTTTTTGATTTATCCAATCTGGCTCAGCGTCTTGATTCTTTTTAGGGGAATTTTCAATCCTAAATTTTTTCGGGAAAGAGTTCTCAAAATTCCCTTGTTTATTGCTGTAGCTATCATTCAGGAGGAAAAGGAATATCATTCTTTGGCGTATTCTCTTTCTAGAAAGGGATTTTATTCTCCGGTCGAAAAAACACTGAACATAGGAGATCGTGTCTATGTTACCTTTTACGTGGCGGGTAAGGAATTTCTTGATATTCTTGCAATTCCCGTTTGGTTAAACGTGAGAGAAGGTGATCCTGAGTTTGAATCTGGTGCCGTTTTTATTTTCGTGAATCCACCTTGGAAACTTCTTTTTTGGAGATCATTGGTGCGGGTGAAACAACAATTTCAGAATCTGATTTATCAAATTATACATCCTGTCAGTTCATCTCACTCGGTTTAG